One Brassica napus cultivar Da-Ae unplaced genomic scaffold, Da-Ae ScsIHWf_168;HRSCAF=305, whole genome shotgun sequence genomic window carries:
- the LOC106454703 gene encoding CBS domain-containing protein CBSCBSPB2, with product MTSSGRRSIRRGSSASKKPVLHTQESGNSSFNETTSPKPGSPLPEPVSDIERTVKKLRLSKALTIPEGTTVFDACRRMASRRVDAVLLTDTSALLSGIVTDKDIATRVIAEGLRPEHTLVSKVMTRNPIFVTSDSLAIQALEKMVQGKFRHLPVVENGEVIAILDITKCLYDAISRMEKSADQGSALAAAYPFIETLRDHMFKPALSTIITEHSKVALASPSDPVFVASKKMRDLKVNSVIIAVGNKILGILTSKDILMRVVAQNLSPELTLVEKVMTPNPECASMETTIVDALHIMHDGKFLHLPVLDKEGYAAACVDVLQITHAAISTVENSSGAVNDMMQKFWDSALTLEQHPPEDYETHSDVSATLLNSEGGGGGKLQSQGSSVMSLFAFKFEDRKGRVHRFNATGESFEEVVSGVMEGCDEVVGSVGVQIMYEDDEGDRVLISGDSDVVAAVGFARSLGRKVLRLHLDFAETVCVEMVRDLSEGSCGGVGRGLVCWRSGVVAGVIVLTSIGFFVFLKRSKK from the coding sequence ATGACTTCATCTGGGAGGAGAAGCATAAGACGAGGCTCATCAGCCTCCAAGAAACCGGTTCTCCACACCCAAGAAAGCGGAAACAGTAGCTTTAACGAAACCACCTCCCCTAAACCCGGTTCACCTCTCCCTGAACCGGTCTCCGACATCGAAAGAACCGTCAAGAAGCTACGCCTATCCAAAGCCCTCACCATCCCCGAGGGAACAACCGTCTTCGACGCATGTCGAAGAATGGCCTCCCGCCGCGTCGACGCTGTCCTCCTTACCGACACAAGCGCTCTCCTCTCGGGCATCGTCACCGACAAGGACATAGCAACAAGAGTGATTGCAGAAGGGCTAAGACCAGAACACACTCTAGTCTCCAAAGTCATGACAAGAAACCCTATCTTCGTAACGTCAGACTCCCTCGCCATCCAAGCTCTCGAGAAAATGGTCCAAGGCAAGTTCAGACACTTACCAGTAGTAGAAAACGGCGAAGTCATAGCTATTCTAGACATAACAAAATGTCTCTACGACGCAATCTCACGCATGGAGAAATCAGCAGATCAAGGAAGCGCTTTAGCTGCTGCTTATCCATTCATCGAAACGTTGAGAGACCACATGTTCAAGCCAGCCTTATCCACAATCATCACAGAACACTCAAAAGTAGCACTCGCCTCCCCCTCGGATCCCGTCTTCGTAGCTTCGAAAAAAATGCGTGACCTAAAAGTTAACTCAGTGATCATTGCCGTGGGGAACAAGATACTCGGCATACTAACGTCAAAAGACATTTTAATGAGAGTCGTGGCGCAGAATCTCTCCCCTGAGCTAACGCTCGTAGAGAAAGTCATGACGCCAAACCCCGAATGCGCATCCATGGAGACAACGATCGTCGACGCGTTGCACATCATGCACGACGGTAAGTTTCTACACCTTCCGGTTCTAGACAAAGAGGGATACGCAGCGGCTTGCGTCGACGTGCTGCAGATAACCCACGCGGCTATCTCCACCGTTGAGAATAGCTCCGGAGCTGTTAACGATATGATGCAAAAGTTTTGGGACTCGGCTCTCACGTTGGAGCAGCATCCACCTGAGGATTACGAGACGCATAGCGATGTGTCGGCGACGTTGTTGAACTCggagggaggaggaggagggaagTTACAGTCTCAAGGGAGTAGCGTGATGAGTTTGTTTGCGTTTAAGTTTGAAGATCGTAAAGGGAGAGTGCATAGGTTTAACGCGACGGGGGAGAGCTTTGAGGAGGTGGTGAGTGGTGTGATGGAAGGGTGTGATGAGGTTGTTGGTTCAGTGGGGGTTCAGATAAtgtatgaagatgatgaaggtGATAGGGTTTTGATAAGTGGGGATAGTGATGTTGTTGCTGCTGTTGGTTTTGCTAGGTCTTTGGGGAGAAAGGTTTTGAGGTTGCATTTGGATTTTGCTGAGACGGTGTGTGTTGAGATGGTTAGAGATTTGTCTGAGGGGAGTTGTGGTGGTGTAGGTAGGGGTTTGGTTTGTTGGAGGAGTGGTGTTGTGGCTGGGGTTATTGTCTTGACGAGTATaggtttttttgttttcttgaaacGTTCCAAGAAGTGA
- the LOC106453453 gene encoding polycomb group protein FERTILIZATION-INDEPENDENT SEED 2-like isoform X2, with translation MAGVRPLTEEDKEVISLYGKPITLYGILQAFTQDKPRFLPRCLSYKIQARKNKMANLSGITIFNYMNCNNIILRSQVVKRTSCPFCRMKCGSLKGVKHHLTSSHALFDFNFRLSENGHPMFDVSVKPDAFKNGVQNDDLEEHNRVNTYFYRSKSRMRGQRGVPKGRKCCKIFEKYSEDVPRDKANEIPHVNGDNIPSSLARTRLSGQTSDIQTVTQLEIGQSSKAKRPRATGRKRLNPRRLEAERTDLLRSRQFYHSKTLQPMTLEEVLSAADSDNENDKEFKDFQERMKIDRLVDASDDEKRFMVLWNTFMDDQSVYADKHVPWACEQFVKHHAKELITPELSWQWRMFAIDTLCIKYGLISPKTMDKCSIILQKAQLEEEFPEEAAAAAEMEALEEAEAAAEAAAKAAAKASAAKGTRKSARIQKKKMQEAERALAMVCVRDLHF, from the exons ATGGCTGGCGTTAGGCCCTTAACGGAGGAGGATAAGGAAGTTATCTCATTATATGGCAAACCAATTACCTTGTACGGCATTCTTCAAGCTTTTACACAAGACAAG CCACGTTTCCTTCCTAGGTGTTTGAGTTACAAAATACAGGCGAGGAAAAATAAGAT ggCAAATCTAAGTGGAATCACAATTTTCAACTACATGAATTGTAACAACATCATACTGAGATCCCAAG TTGTGAAAAGGACTTCTTGCCCATTTTGCCGAATGAAATGTGGAAGCCTCAAG GGCGTGAAACATCATTTGACGTCATCGCATGCCTTATTTGACTTTAACTTTCGG CTGTCGGAGAATGGTCATCCGATGTTTGATGTCTCCGTGAAACCTGATGCATTCAAAAATGGG gTACAAAATGATGATTTAGAGGAGCACAATCGCGTTAATACCTACTTTTATCG CTCGAAATCCCGTATGCGAGGCCAAAGAGGTGTTCCTAAGGGACGTAAATGTTGTAAGATTTTCGAGAAGTATTCAGAAGATGTCCCTCGTGACAAAGCAAATGAAATTCCTCATGTGAACGGTGATAATATCCCATCCTCCCTAGCAAGAACTCGTTTGTCGGGACAGACTAGCGACATTCAGACAGTAACTCAACTAGAGATAGGTCAGTCTTCTAAAGCTAAGAGGCCTCGTGCTACTGGGAGAAAAAGGTTAAATCCACGGCGGCTCGAGGCCGAAAG AACCGATCTTCTGAGGAGTCGGCAGTTCTATCACTCTAAAACATTGCAG CCAATGACCCTGGAAGAAGTACTGTCTGCTGCGGACAGCGATAATGAAAATGATAAAGAATTTAAAGATTTTCAAGAACGCATG AAGATTGATCGGTTGGTGGATGCGAGCGATGATGAGAAGAGATTTATGGTGCTTTGGAACACATTCATGGATGATCAAAG TGTGTACGCGGATAAACATGTTCCTTGGGCATGTGAACAGTTCGTAAAACATCATGCGAAAGAGCTGATCACTCCTGAACTTTCCtg GCAATGGAGAATGTTCGCAATTGATACGCTGTGTATAAAATACGGTCTGATATCTCCCAAGACCATGGACAAGTGCAGTATCATCCTGCAGAAGGCACAGCTAGAAGAAGAATTCCCAGAAGAAGCGGCGGCAGCAGCAGAAATGGAGGCATTGGAAGAAGCGGAGGCAGCAGCAGAAGCAGCGGCAAAAGCGGCAGCAAAAGCATCCGCCGCTAAAGGCACAAGAAAAAGCGCCAGAatacaaaagaagaagatgcaAGAAGCAGAGAGAGCATTAGCCATGGTGTGTGTCAGAGATCTTCATTTCTGA
- the LOC106453453 gene encoding polycomb group protein FERTILIZATION-INDEPENDENT SEED 2-like isoform X1, translating to MANQLPCTAFFKLLHKTRCALSFSIFPLKFYSNSEVRTILLHLQAFIIFMQPRFLPRCLSYKIQARKNKMANLSGITIFNYMNCNNIILRSQVVKRTSCPFCRMKCGSLKGVKHHLTSSHALFDFNFRLSENGHPMFDVSVKPDAFKNGVQNDDLEEHNRVNTYFYRSKSRMRGQRGVPKGRKCCKIFEKYSEDVPRDKANEIPHVNGDNIPSSLARTRLSGQTSDIQTVTQLEIGQSSKAKRPRATGRKRLNPRRLEAERTDLLRSRQFYHSKTLQPMTLEEVLSAADSDNENDKEFKDFQERMKIDRLVDASDDEKRFMVLWNTFMDDQSVYADKHVPWACEQFVKHHAKELITPELSWQWRMFAIDTLCIKYGLISPKTMDKCSIILQKAQLEEEFPEEAAAAAEMEALEEAEAAAEAAAKAAAKASAAKGTRKSARIQKKKMQEAERALAMVCVRDLHF from the exons ATGGCAAACCAATTACCTTGTACGGCATTCTTCAAGCTTTTACACAAGACAAGGTGTGCATTATCTTTCTCtatttttcctttaaaattttattctaacTCAGAAGTCAGAACCATTTTATTGCATCTACAagcttttattattttcatgcaGCCACGTTTCCTTCCTAGGTGTTTGAGTTACAAAATACAGGCGAGGAAAAATAAGAT ggCAAATCTAAGTGGAATCACAATTTTCAACTACATGAATTGTAACAACATCATACTGAGATCCCAAG TTGTGAAAAGGACTTCTTGCCCATTTTGCCGAATGAAATGTGGAAGCCTCAAG GGCGTGAAACATCATTTGACGTCATCGCATGCCTTATTTGACTTTAACTTTCGG CTGTCGGAGAATGGTCATCCGATGTTTGATGTCTCCGTGAAACCTGATGCATTCAAAAATGGG gTACAAAATGATGATTTAGAGGAGCACAATCGCGTTAATACCTACTTTTATCG CTCGAAATCCCGTATGCGAGGCCAAAGAGGTGTTCCTAAGGGACGTAAATGTTGTAAGATTTTCGAGAAGTATTCAGAAGATGTCCCTCGTGACAAAGCAAATGAAATTCCTCATGTGAACGGTGATAATATCCCATCCTCCCTAGCAAGAACTCGTTTGTCGGGACAGACTAGCGACATTCAGACAGTAACTCAACTAGAGATAGGTCAGTCTTCTAAAGCTAAGAGGCCTCGTGCTACTGGGAGAAAAAGGTTAAATCCACGGCGGCTCGAGGCCGAAAG AACCGATCTTCTGAGGAGTCGGCAGTTCTATCACTCTAAAACATTGCAG CCAATGACCCTGGAAGAAGTACTGTCTGCTGCGGACAGCGATAATGAAAATGATAAAGAATTTAAAGATTTTCAAGAACGCATG AAGATTGATCGGTTGGTGGATGCGAGCGATGATGAGAAGAGATTTATGGTGCTTTGGAACACATTCATGGATGATCAAAG TGTGTACGCGGATAAACATGTTCCTTGGGCATGTGAACAGTTCGTAAAACATCATGCGAAAGAGCTGATCACTCCTGAACTTTCCtg GCAATGGAGAATGTTCGCAATTGATACGCTGTGTATAAAATACGGTCTGATATCTCCCAAGACCATGGACAAGTGCAGTATCATCCTGCAGAAGGCACAGCTAGAAGAAGAATTCCCAGAAGAAGCGGCGGCAGCAGCAGAAATGGAGGCATTGGAAGAAGCGGAGGCAGCAGCAGAAGCAGCGGCAAAAGCGGCAGCAAAAGCATCCGCCGCTAAAGGCACAAGAAAAAGCGCCAGAatacaaaagaagaagatgcaAGAAGCAGAGAGAGCATTAGCCATGGTGTGTGTCAGAGATCTTCATTTCTGA
- the LOC125598284 gene encoding bifunctional enolase 2/transcriptional activator-like gives MATITVVKARQIFDSRGNPTVEVDVHTSTGVKVTAAVPSGASTGIYEALELRDGGSDYLGKGVSKAVGNVNNIIGPALIGKDPTQQTAIDNFMVHELDGTQNEWGWCKQKLGANAILAVSLAVCKAGAVVSGIPLYKHIANLAGNPKIVLPVPAFNVINGGSHAGNKLAMQEFMILPVGASSFKEAMKMGVEVYHNLKSVIKKKYGQDATNVGDEGGFAPNIQENKEGLELLKTAIEKAGYTGKVVIGMDVAASEFYSSDKTYDLNFKEENNNGSQKISGDALKDLYKSFVSEYPIVSIEDPFDQDDWEHYAKMTAECGDNVQIVGDDLLVTNPKRVAKAIAEKSCNALLLKVNQIGSVTESIEAVKMSKRAGWGVMASHRSGETEDTFIADLSVGLSTGQIKTGAPCRSERLAKYNQLLRIEEELGSEAVYAGANFRKPVEPY, from the exons ATGGCCACTATCACCGTCGTTAAGGCTAGGCAGATCTTCGACAGCCGTGGCAACCCCACCGTCGAG GTCGATGTGCATACGTCCACTGGTGTAAAGGTAACAGCAGCTGTTCCGAGTGGAGCTTCCACTGGTATCTACGAAGCTCTTGAGCTCAGGGATGGTGGTTCTGACTACCTTGGCAAGGGTGTTTCTAAG GCTGTTGGCAATGTGAACAACATCATCGGCCCAGCTTTGATTGGAAAG GACCCAACTCAGCAGACTGCTATTGACAACTTCATGGTCCATGAACTTGATGGAACCCAGAACGAGTGGGGTTGGTGCAAGCAAAAG CTTGGAGCTAATGCTATTCTTGCTGTGTCTCTTGCCGTCTGCAAGGCTGGAGCCGTTGTCAGTGGCATTCCTCTCTACAAG CACATTGCCAATCTTGCTGGTAACCCTAAGATTGTGCTACCTGTTCCTGCCTTCAACGTCATCAATGGTGGTTCACATGCCGGAAACAAGCTCGCTATGCAG GAGTTTATGATTCTCCCTGTTGGAGCTTCTTCATTCAAAGAAGCCATGAAAATGGGTGTTGAAGTTTACCACAACTTGAAG TCTGtgattaagaagaagtatggtCAGGATGCCACAAACGTTGGTGATGAAGGTGGCTTTGCACCAAACATTCAGGAAAACAAGGAAGGTCTTGAATTGCTTAAGACTGCCATTGAAAAGGCTGGCTACACTGGCAAGGTTGTCATTGGAATGGATGTTGCCGCTTCAGAGTTTTACTCATCAGACAAGACCTACGACTTGAACTTCAAAGAAGAG AACAACAATGGCTCTCAGAAGATTTCTGGTGATGCACTAAAGGACCTCTACAAGTCCTTTGTCTCTGAGTACCCAATTGTGTCTATTGAGGATCCCTTCGACCAAGATGACTGGGAGCACTACGCTAAGATGACCGCTGAGTGTGGAGACAATGTTCAGATTGTCGGTGATGATTTGTTGGTCACCAACCCCAAG AGGGTTGCAAAGGCAATTGCAGAAAAGTCTTGCAATGCTCTTCTCTTGAAG GTTAACCAAATCGGGTCAGTGACCGAGAGTATTGAGGCAGTGAAGATGTCTAAGAGAGCAGGATGGGGAGTGATGGCCAGCCACAGAAGTGGTGAAACAGAGGACACCTTCATTGCTGACCTATCTGTTGGCTTGTCCACT GGTCAAATCAAGACGGGAGCTCCTTGCAGATCCGAGCGTCTTGCCAAGTACAACCAG CTTTTGCGTATTGAGGAGGAATTGGGATCAGAGGCAGTATACGCTGGAGCTAACTTCCGCAAACCTGTGGAGCCCTACTAG
- the LOC125598287 gene encoding probable C-terminal domain small phosphatase has product MADEENKNSIVVAPEDESTCDKEEAEQETELSSILDKLSLEPKKEKQKKKLLVLSLSGLLLHRVHRRTYRKTPKNRSPDASCGPNLVYKRPFAEEFMKFILERFEVGIWSSACEKNVDIVLNIVLENLQDNLLFVWDQEECTDSGSTTLHNSDKPMFFKDLSKVFKYFKGFSASNTIFIDDEPYKALLNPDNTGVFPVSYDPTDKNDDFLDPEGEFCSYLDDIASSPDVQDYVKEHSFGQPMIDSSHPDWSFYSKVIKDYYLAYVC; this is encoded by the exons ATGGCTGATGAAGAGAACAAGAACAGCATCGTTGTTGCACCCGAAGATGAGTCCACATGTGACAAAGAAGAAGCAGAACAGGAGACAGAACTGAGTTCTATTCTGGATAAACTTAGTTTAGAACCTAAGAaagagaagcagaagaagaaactcTTGGTCTTAAGTCTGAGTGGTCTACTTCTTCATAGAGTTCATCGAAGAACTTACCGCAAAACTCCCAAGAACAGATCTCCTGATGCTTCTTGTGGCCCAAACCTAG tgTATAAGAGGCCATTTGCTGAAGAGTTCATGAAGTTTATTCTCGAGAGATTTGAAGTTGGGATTTGGTCATCTGCTTGCGA GAAAAATGTTGATATAGTTCTAAACATTGTTCTTGAAAATCTTCAAGATAATCTACTTTTTGTGTGG GACCAAGAAGAGTGTACTGACAGTGGAAGTACGACATTACATAACAGTGATAAACCTATGTTTTTCAAGGATCTCTCTAAAGTGTTTAAGTACTTCAAAGGCTTCTCTGCTTCAAACACTATCTTCATCGATGATGAACCATACAAAGCTCTTCTTAATCCT GACAATACAGGTGTGTTCCCAGTGAGTTACGATCCTACAGACAAGAACGATGACTTTCTTG ATCCAGAAGGAGAGTTCTGTTCTTACTTGGATGATATCGCAAGTTCACCGGATGTTCAAGATTACGTTAAGGAGCATTCTTTTGGTCAGCCCATGATTGATTCTTCTCATCCGGACTGGTCTTTCTACAGCAAAGTCATAAAGGATTATTACCTTGCATATGTCTGTTAG